A part of Cryptococcus neoformans var. neoformans JEC21 chromosome 4 sequence genomic DNA contains:
- a CDS encoding aspartate-tRNA ligase, putative: MSADNAPVNAANPEVAPVQSSADAPTQEGAPAPAGPSKSELKKRAKEAEKAKKAAERAAREEEDRKKREAKESEDHAKQNYGKLPLHQSQERNGQKRLKFHELNKDLVGQRVIFRARLHNMRPQGAKIVFLTFRQQTHTLQGVLVVSKESDEHQVSKQMLKYATLIPSEAIVLVEGVVKEAEVKSCTIQNYEVGIQKIFTAVEVNELPFSIDDAARPESDFQRMETEDVQFARVALPTRLDNRVMDLRTPTNQAIFRIQSAICQLFREYLNSEGFIEIHSPKLQGAATESGASVFKVKYFDREAFLAQSPQLAKQMAIAGDMERVYEIAPVFRAEDSNTHRHMTEFMGLDLEMAIEEHYHEAVDVLDNMLLHIFRGLQTKFKHEIETVKKQFPCEDFLFLEKTLRLPFKEGMRMLREAGATDGEGKPIGELDDMSTENEKLLGRLVREKYNTDYFILDKFPIAIRPFYTMPDPSDPTLSNSYDFFMRGEEILSGAQRIHDPTFLVERMKDVGIDPASMAGYLDAFKLGAPPHAGGGIGLERVVMLFLKLGNIRRASLFPRDPKRLAP, from the exons ATGTCCGCCGACAACGCCCCAGTCAACGCTGCAAACCCCGAGGTCGCTCCCGTCCAGTCTTCTGCCGACGCCCCGACCCAAGAAGGCGCCCCTGCGCCCGCCGGCCCCTCCAAGTCTGAGCTCAAGAAGCGCGCAAAGGAGGCtgaaaaggccaagaaggctgcAGAACGCGCAgcgagggaggaggaggatagaaAGAAGCGCGAGGCCAAGGAGTCTGAGGACCATGCGAAACAGAACTATGGCAAGCTGCCCTTGCACCAGAGCCAGGAGAGGAACG GCCAGAAACGACTCAAGTTCCACGAACTCAACAAGGACCTTGTAGGCCAGAGGGTCATCTTCCGAGCCAGGCTGCACAACATGCGTCCTCAAG GAGCCAAGATTGTCTTTCTCACTTTCCGTCAACAAACACACACCCTCCAAGGTGTCCTTGTCGTTTCCAAAGAGAGTGACGAGCACCAGGTGTCCAAGCAGATGCTCAAGTACGCTACCCTTATCCCT TCTGAGGCTATCGTTCTTGTTGAGGGTGTAGTGAAAGAGGCCGAGGTCAAGAGCTGTACTATCCAGAACTATGAAGTTGGAATCCAAAAG ATCTTCACCGCCGTCGAGGTTAATGAGCTTCCATTCTCTATCGATGACGCTGCCCGTCCTGAATCTGACTTCCAGCGA ATGGAGACTGAGGACGTTCAGTTTGCGAGGGTTGCTTTGCCTACGAGGCTTGATAACCGAGTGATGGATTTGCGA ACCCCTACCAACCAAGCCATCTTCCGCATCCAATCCGCCATCTGCCAACTCTTCCGTGAATACCTCAACTCTGAAGGGTTCATCGAGATCCACTCGCCCAAACTCCAAGGTGCCGCGACCGAATCGGGCGCTTCAGTCTTCAAGGTCAAGTACTTTGACAGGGAGGCGTTTTTGGCGCAGTCGCCCCAGTTGGCGAAGCAGATGGCTATTGCGGGTGATATGGAGAGGGTTTATGAGATTGCTCCTG TATTCCGAGCCGAAGACTCCAACACCCACCGTCACATGACTGAATTCATGGGTCTCGATCTCGAAATGGCCATCGAAGAGCACTACCACGAAGCTGTCGATGTTCTCGACAATATGctcctccacatcttccGTGGCTTGCAAACCAAATTCAAGCATGAGATTGAGACGGTGAAGAAGCAGTTCCCATGTGAGGATTTCTTGTTTTTGGAGAAGACGTTGAGGTTGCCGTTCAAGGAAGGGATGCGGATGTTGAGGGAGGCGGGGGCGACGGATGGGGAGGGGAAGCCGATTGGCGAGTTGGACGATATGAG CACCGAAAACGAAAAGCTCCTCGGTCGACTTGTTCGTGAAAAATATAATACCGATTACTTCATCCTCGACAAATTCCCTATCGCCATCCGTCCCTTTTACACCATGCCCGACCCCTCTGACCCCACGCTCTCCAACTCGTACGATTTCTTCATGCGCGGTGAAGAAATCCTTTCTGGCGCGCAACGTATCCACGACCCGACCTTtttggtggagaggatgaaggatgtGGGGATTGACCCGGCCTCGATGGCGGGTTACCTCGATGCTTTCAAATTGGGTGCCCCGCCCCATGCGGGAGGAGGGATTGGGTTGGAGAGGGTGGTGATGTTGTTCTTGAAGTTGGGGAACATTAGGAGGGCGAGTTTGTTCCCCAGGGACCCGAAGAGGTTGGCTCCTTAA
- a CDS encoding expressed protein, producing MPPTRQNEEGDQTPNGTQKRPRNANKQWATDIDDNGVSAERHVAMWLASTNANERLANYHRWTIGHEKKDYLANQCHQYLIEKGCDSRRQVKGVFLKINHIVDAFNKASVLGTGIDGNAEEANGPNLLSQRNKICPFYEILAPVIVNRPFMAEHNSYSTLHPSLGLPDPDRAALQARIQRLNEDPEDDQFDNDADGDDDDDEGAINVNTRDNGPRRQGGRVAEDADWETDDGLDEADDRLDELARRHERNDERRHLQKLAMRKKQHVDVMSYKEEKLAFARRMLGFQEKKAKAKERVMEIQERKVKAKERMVEMQEYEAKMKRWYNKMDLLIKSGKKWEEACAMTGPEPEVPIFLQQKTI from the exons ATGCCCCCGACAAGACAAAACGAAGAAGGTGACCAAACGCCCAACGGGACTCAGAAGAGGCCGCGAAACGCGAACAAACAATGGGCGACTGATATCGACGACAACGGTGTCTCCGCAGAGAGGCACGTCGCCATGTGGCTAGCATCCACTAATGCAAATGAAAGGCTCGCCAACTATCATCGCTGGACAATCGGTCACGAGAAAAAAGACTACCTGGCGAATCAGTGCCACCAGTACCTCATTGAAAAGGGTTGCGACAGTCGACGCCAGGTTAAAGGCGTCTTTCTCAAA ATCAATCACATTGTCGACGCTTTTAACAAGGCGTCCGTGTTAGGTACTGGGATAGATGGCAATGCTGAGGAGGCAAACGGGCCAAACCTTCTTT CTCAAAGGAACAAGATCTGTCCCTTCTATGAAATCCTTGCCCCAGTTATTGTCAACAGACCCTTCATGGCTGAACATAACAGCTACTCCACCCTGCACCCCTCCCTCGGCCTTCCCGATCCAGATCGCGCCGCTCTGCAAGCCCGGATTCAGCGCCTAAATGAGGATCCCGAGGATGATCAGTTCGACAATGATgctgatggtgatgatgatgatgacgagggCGCCATCAATGTCAACACCCGAGACAACGGTCCTAGGCGTCAAGGTGGTCGCGTCGCCGAAGACGCCGATTGGGAGACGGATGATGGGTTGGACGAGGCGGATGATAGGCTCGACGAGCTGGCCAGGCGGCACGAAAGGAACGACGAGAGGAGACATCTACAAAAACTCGCCATGCGAAAGAAACAGCATGTTGATGTGATGAGTtacaaggaggagaaattAGCATTCGCCCGTAGGATGCTGGGATTCcaggaaaaaaaggcaaaagcaaaagaaCGCGTGATGGAAATACAGGAAAGGAAGGTAAAGGCAAAAGAACGCATGGTGGAAATGCAGGAGTACGAGGCGAAGATGAAACGTTGGTACAATAAGATGGATCTTTTGATCAAGAGTGGTAAAAAATGGGAGGAGGCGTGTGCCATGACAGGGCCCGAGCCTGAGGTTCCCATCTTTCTTCAGCAGAAGACGATATAA
- a CDS encoding saccharopine dehydrogenase (NAD+, L-lysine-forming), putative, protein MAATAPESATTSANTRPRQPIWLRCEKKPFEHRSALTPTTAKTLLDSNFDVYVEKDPQRIFDDREFEAVGCKIVPHNTWPSAPVDVPIIGLKELPESTDPLPHTHIQFAHCYKQQAGWNDVLRRFAQGKGTLYDLEFLEDPVSHRRVAAFGFHAGFAGAAAGALAFAAQQTQNGQGKLGELKPYPNEGEMVKEVSEALQGTKEGNKGVKVLIIGALGRCGSGAVDLFRKAGVAEENIIKWDMAETAKGGPFPEILDVDIFVNCIYLSKPIPKFITSEFIAEAGADRRLSVVVDVSCDTTNPHNPIPIYSINTTFPSPTVEVDTKGVGKRCTVISIDHLPTLLPREASEQFSTDLLPSLLQLPERQTAEVWVNAEKLFRTKLEEARKYDEEQGIKA, encoded by the exons ATGGCCGCCACCGCCCCCGAGTCCGCCACCACCTCTGCCAACACCCGTCCCAGACAGCCCATCTGGCTCCGGTGCGAGAAGAAGCCCTTTGAGCACCGCTCGGCTCTGACCCCCACCACCGCAAAGACATTGCTCGACAGCAACTTTGACGTCTACGTCGAGAAGGATCCCCAGCGGATCTTTGACGACCGCGAATTCGAGGC TGTCGGCTGCAAGATCGTCCCTCACAACACCTGGCCCAGCGCCCCCGTCGACGTGCCCATTATCGGTTTGAAGGAGCTCCCCGAATCTAC CGACCCCCTCCCTCACACGCACATCCAATTCGCCCATTGCTACAAGCAGCAAGCCGGATGGAACGACGTCCTCCGCCGATTCGCCCAGGGCAAGGGTACCCTCTACGACCTCGAATTCCTCGAAGACCCCGTTTCCCACCGACGTGTCGCCGCATTCGGTTTCCACGCCGGTTTTGCCGGCGCCGCCGCCGGTGCCCTCGCCTTTGCCGCTCAGCAGACCCAAAACGGACAAGGCAAGCTGGGCGAATTGAAGCCTTACCCCAATGAAGGCGAGATGGTCAAGGAAGTGAGCGAGGCGTTGCAAGGCACCAAGGAAGGGAATAAGGGGGTAAAGGTTTTGATCATTGGGGCTTTGGGACGATGTGGATCCGGTGCGGTTGATCTTTTCAGGAAGGCCGGTGTTGCCGA AGAAAATATCATCAAGTGGGATATGGCCGAGACGGCCAAGGGCGGCCCCTTTCCCGAGATCCTCGACGTCGACATTTTTGTCAACTGCATCTACCTCTCCAAGCCAATTCCCAAGTTTATCACTTCGGAATTCATCGCCGAGGCTGGGGCCGATCGTCGATTGAGCGTTGTCGTTGATGTTTCTTGCGA CACGACCAACCCCCACAaccccatccccatctaCTCCATCaacaccaccttcccctcccccaccGTCGAGGTCGACACCAAGGGCGTCGGCAAGCGATGCACCGTCATCTCCATCGACCACCTCcccacccttcttcctcgggAAGCTTCGGAACAATTCTCGACCGACcttttgccttcgctcttGCAATTGCCAGAGAGGCAGACGGCCGAGGTTTGGGTGAATGCGGAGAAGCTGTTTAGAACCaagttggaggaggcgaGGAAGTATGATGAGGAGCAGGGGATCAAGGCTTAA
- a CDS encoding expressed protein produces the protein MSTSGEKTLPAMLVMSTKHLVCLLALDLFFFLFSFSFFLAWHLARPKPLKSVALVISLVSSVWSFLRWQEVFSDLS, from the exons ATGTCAACTTCGGGAGAGAAGACGCTCCCAGCAATGCTGGTGATGTCTACCAAACACTTGGTTTGTCTCC TGGCCTTGgacctcttcttttttttgttctctttctcattcttcctgGCCTGGCACCTCGCCAGACCAAAACCACTAAAATC TGTGGCACTGGTGATTTCCTTGGTCTCCTCTGTTTGGTCATTCCTTCGTTGGCAAGAGGTCTTTAGTGACCTTTCCTAA